The Streptomyces sp. NBC_00162 genome window below encodes:
- a CDS encoding oxidoreductase: MPGWNATNIPDQSGRTAVVTGANSGIGYVAARELARRGASVVLACRSAARGKAAEVRLRAEVPGAEVEFAALDLADLASVREFAKAFGERRAALDLLINNAGVMALPYGRTADGFETQLGVNHLGHFALTGLLLPRLRAAAPGARIVNVSSGFHALGNVDLDDLGYERGYRRWVAYGRSKTANLLFTHELSRRFTAAGSDMLAAAAHPGYASTNLHAGATRDGSTLYARGVAIANDVVAQPATGGALPTLYAATAPGVRQDAFIGPRFGWRGAPARSWRAKWTLDDTSGEQLWAASEKLTGVSYGSLPR; encoded by the coding sequence ATGCCCGGCTGGAACGCCACGAACATCCCCGACCAGAGCGGCCGGACGGCCGTCGTGACCGGGGCCAACAGCGGGATCGGCTACGTGGCCGCCCGCGAGCTCGCCCGGCGGGGGGCGAGCGTGGTGCTGGCCTGCCGCAGCGCCGCGCGCGGGAAGGCCGCCGAGGTCCGGCTGCGCGCCGAAGTGCCGGGCGCCGAGGTGGAGTTCGCCGCGCTCGACCTCGCGGACCTGGCATCCGTACGGGAGTTCGCGAAGGCGTTCGGGGAGCGCCGTGCCGCCCTGGACCTGCTGATCAACAACGCGGGCGTGATGGCGCTGCCCTACGGGCGGACGGCCGACGGGTTCGAGACGCAGCTCGGGGTCAACCACCTCGGGCACTTCGCGCTGACCGGACTGCTGCTGCCGCGGCTGCGGGCCGCCGCCCCCGGGGCGCGGATCGTCAACGTATCCAGCGGCTTCCATGCGCTGGGGAACGTGGACCTCGACGACCTGGGATACGAGCGCGGCTACCGGCGCTGGGTCGCCTACGGCCGCTCCAAGACGGCCAATCTGCTCTTCACCCACGAGCTGTCGCGCCGCTTCACCGCCGCCGGATCCGACATGCTCGCGGCCGCCGCCCACCCCGGTTACGCGTCGACCAACCTGCACGCCGGTGCGACGCGGGACGGCAGCACGCTCTACGCGCGCGGGGTGGCGATCGCCAACGACGTCGTCGCGCAGCCCGCCACCGGGGGCGCCCTGCCCACGCTGTACGCGGCCACCGCGCCCGGAGTCCGGCAGGACGCGTTCATCGGCCCGCGGTTCGGCTGGCGCGGCGCACCCGCCCGCTCCTGGCGGGCGAAATGGACCCTCGACGACACGTCCGGCGAGCAGCTCTGGGCCGCCTCCGAGAAGCTCACGGGGGTCTCGTACGGATCCCTGCCGCGCTGA
- the cbiE gene encoding precorrin-6y C5,15-methyltransferase (decarboxylating) subunit CbiE has product MSSAPPSIPVTVVGLGADGWAGLTAAARSALSSAQVLIGGPRQLNLLPAGECPGERVAWPSPLRPAVPKLMAEHAGRRIAVLASGDPMFYGIGRALAQELGPDALTVHPHPSSVSYACARLGWPVEDTEVLTVVGRPVARLAAALYEGRRVLVLSAGAGSPDEIAALLRERGFGPSRIRVLEQLGSEREDTYEGLADGWDHPPGDPLNVVAVECRRDPAHPAPRLGATPGLPDAAYEHDGQLTKRRVRAATLCALGPAPGELLWDIGGGSGSIGIEWMRTHPSCRAVAVERVPERAARITRNAAALGVPGLRVVVGSAPDALGGLPAPDAVFIGGGLTAPGLLDAAWAALTPGGRLVVNTVTLESEAVLTDRYRRHGGELVKLSVAHAVPVGGFTGWRQAMPVTQWSVTKPAKSAKSAEPTNSTNEKDQA; this is encoded by the coding sequence GTGAGCTCCGCACCGCCCTCCATACCCGTCACGGTCGTCGGCCTCGGCGCCGACGGCTGGGCCGGGCTCACCGCCGCCGCGCGGTCCGCGCTGTCCTCGGCCCAGGTGCTGATCGGCGGGCCGCGCCAGCTGAACCTGCTGCCGGCCGGCGAGTGCCCCGGTGAGCGGGTGGCGTGGCCGAGCCCGCTGCGGCCGGCCGTGCCGAAGCTGATGGCCGAGCACGCGGGCCGCCGGATCGCGGTGCTGGCCAGCGGCGACCCGATGTTCTACGGGATCGGCCGCGCCCTCGCCCAGGAGCTCGGCCCGGACGCCCTCACGGTCCACCCGCACCCCTCCTCCGTCTCGTACGCCTGCGCCCGCCTGGGCTGGCCGGTGGAGGACACCGAGGTGCTCACGGTCGTCGGCCGCCCGGTGGCCCGGCTCGCGGCCGCCCTGTACGAGGGACGCCGGGTGCTGGTGCTCAGTGCCGGAGCGGGGTCCCCGGACGAGATCGCCGCTCTGCTTCGGGAGCGGGGCTTCGGCCCGAGCCGGATCCGGGTGCTGGAGCAGCTCGGCTCCGAGCGCGAGGACACGTACGAGGGCCTCGCCGACGGCTGGGACCACCCGCCGGGCGACCCGCTGAACGTGGTGGCCGTGGAGTGCCGCCGGGACCCCGCCCACCCGGCGCCCCGGCTCGGTGCGACCCCCGGCCTGCCGGACGCCGCATACGAGCACGACGGGCAGCTCACCAAGCGCCGCGTCCGCGCCGCGACCCTGTGCGCGCTGGGCCCGGCCCCGGGCGAGCTGCTGTGGGACATCGGCGGCGGCTCCGGTTCCATCGGCATCGAGTGGATGCGTACGCACCCCTCCTGCCGTGCGGTGGCCGTGGAGCGGGTCCCGGAGCGAGCGGCCCGCATCACCCGCAACGCGGCGGCGCTCGGTGTGCCCGGCCTGCGCGTGGTCGTCGGCTCGGCGCCCGACGCCCTCGGCGGGCTCCCCGCCCCCGACGCGGTGTTCATCGGCGGCGGACTGACCGCGCCGGGACTGCTGGACGCGGCCTGGGCGGCGCTGACCCCCGGCGGCCGGCTGGTGGTCAACACCGTCACCCTGGAGTCCGAGGCGGTCCTCACCGACCGCTACCGGCGCCACGGCGGCGAACTGGTGAAGCTCTCGGTCGCGCACGCGGTGCCGGTCGGCGGTTTCACGGGGTGGCGGCAGGCCATGCCGGTGACCCAGTGGTCAGTGACGAAGCCGGCGAAGTCGGCGAAGTCGGCGGAACCGACGAACTCGACGAACGAGAAGGATCAAGCATGA
- the cobM gene encoding precorrin-4 C(11)-methyltransferase, protein MTVYFIGAGPGAADLITVRGARTLAAAPVCLYAGSLVPRELLAECPPDARLVDTSQLNLDEIIAECVRAHAAGQDVARLHSGDPSIFSAVAEQMRRLDAAGIPYEVVPGVPAFAAAAAALKRELTVPTVGQTVILTRIAQQATPMPPGEDLATLGRSGALLVLHLATRYVDRVVGELLPHYGAECPVAVVAMASRPDELILRGTLADIAAQVKEAGLVRTAVILVGRTLGAEQFRDSHLYSPERDRHVC, encoded by the coding sequence ATGACCGTGTACTTCATCGGCGCGGGCCCCGGCGCCGCCGACCTGATCACGGTGCGCGGTGCCCGGACGCTGGCCGCCGCCCCCGTCTGCCTGTACGCGGGCAGCCTGGTCCCGCGCGAACTGCTGGCCGAGTGCCCGCCGGACGCGCGACTGGTCGACACCTCGCAGCTGAACCTGGACGAGATCATCGCCGAGTGCGTACGGGCGCACGCGGCGGGCCAGGACGTCGCGCGGCTGCACTCCGGCGACCCGTCGATCTTCAGCGCGGTCGCGGAGCAGATGCGGCGGCTCGACGCGGCCGGCATCCCCTACGAGGTCGTCCCGGGCGTACCGGCCTTCGCCGCCGCGGCCGCCGCGCTGAAGCGGGAACTGACCGTCCCCACCGTCGGCCAGACGGTGATCCTGACCCGCATCGCACAGCAGGCCACCCCGATGCCGCCCGGCGAGGACCTGGCCACGCTGGGCCGCAGCGGCGCGCTGCTGGTGCTGCACCTGGCCACCCGCTACGTGGACCGGGTCGTCGGCGAACTGCTGCCGCACTACGGGGCCGAGTGCCCGGTGGCGGTGGTGGCGATGGCCAGCCGCCCCGACGAGCTGATCCTGCGCGGCACGCTCGCCGACATCGCGGCTCAGGTGAAGGAGGCGGGCCTGGTCCGCACCGCGGTCATCCTGGTGGGCCGCACCCTGGGCGCCGAGCAGTTCCGGGACAGCCACCTGTACTCCCCCGAGCGCGACCGGCATGTCTGCTGA
- a CDS encoding cobalt-precorrin-6A reductase: protein MSAEPHPLPAHHVLILGGTTEARQLAEALAADPSVRVTTSLAGRVTSPVLPPGEIRIGGFGGIAGLAGWIVGHDVTRVIDATHPFAERMSFHASEAEALTGVPLLALRRPGWTPQQGDDWRFAGSLEEAASVLPSLGGRVFLTTGRMGLHTFAHLTDTWFLVRSVDPPAAPAPPQLEVLLARGPFTLDDERELLARHRIGVLVTKDSGGSATAPKLTAAREAGIPVLVVRRPAVPEGVREADSVAAALRWLGVAEPS, encoded by the coding sequence ATGTCTGCTGAACCGCACCCCCTCCCCGCCCACCACGTCCTGATCCTCGGCGGTACGACCGAGGCCAGGCAGCTCGCGGAAGCGCTGGCAGCCGACCCCTCGGTCCGGGTGACCACTTCGCTCGCGGGCCGGGTCACCTCGCCGGTGCTCCCGCCGGGCGAGATCCGCATCGGCGGCTTCGGCGGCATCGCGGGCCTCGCGGGCTGGATCGTCGGCCACGACGTCACCCGCGTCATCGACGCCACCCACCCGTTCGCGGAGCGGATGAGTTTCCACGCCTCCGAGGCGGAGGCGCTCACGGGCGTACCGCTGCTGGCGCTGCGGCGCCCCGGCTGGACTCCGCAGCAGGGCGACGACTGGAGGTTCGCCGGCTCCCTCGAGGAGGCGGCCTCGGTACTGCCCTCGCTCGGCGGCCGGGTGTTCCTGACCACCGGCCGGATGGGGCTGCACACCTTCGCGCACCTGACCGACACCTGGTTCCTGGTGCGCTCGGTGGACCCTCCGGCCGCGCCGGCGCCGCCGCAGCTCGAAGTCCTGCTCGCCCGGGGCCCGTTCACCCTCGACGACGAGCGGGAACTGCTCGCCCGCCACCGGATCGGCGTGCTGGTCACCAAGGACAGCGGCGGCTCGGCCACCGCCCCCAAGCTCACGGCCGCCCGCGAGGCGGGCATCCCGGTCCTCGTCGTACGCCGCCCCGCCGTCCCGGAGGGCGTACGGGAGGCGGATTCGGTGGCCGCGGCCCTGCGGTGGCTCGGGGTCGCCGAACCCTCTTGA
- a CDS encoding tetratricopeptide repeat protein, with product MASLLMSQGDYDRALRSAGDARDLFTEQHDDQGLMRTLGTLGPLMMRFGRYPEAMAYAEQGHALAVRLEGREDQASFLLQRSTLHQVDGDFDTATTEVIEALETYRSCQDERGELSALRTLTACYRGKGDLRAAGGCSLSALALAKKLGARTAVAECHDDLGQVYTLMERHAEALPHYREAVSAVVGRGATEVGSVFLAHLVDCAIRLGDAEALWAAAGWGTTMCGEGGERQWSRALPEVVGAVKEALLVGSPDTLPNQIATFVMGATSADPESLPDHMSLLNDFAVLVLKWLTNEDPAATVSRARRMDASTQGALGLAEFVTLPYEVQVLRHKARGG from the coding sequence ATGGCTTCCCTGCTGATGAGCCAGGGCGACTACGACAGAGCGCTGCGCTCGGCCGGTGACGCACGTGATCTCTTCACCGAACAGCATGACGATCAAGGCCTGATGCGGACCCTGGGTACGCTCGGCCCGCTCATGATGCGTTTCGGCCGCTACCCCGAGGCGATGGCGTACGCCGAGCAGGGCCACGCCCTGGCGGTACGGCTGGAAGGCCGGGAGGACCAGGCCTCGTTCCTGCTCCAGCGAAGCACGCTCCACCAAGTGGACGGCGATTTCGACACGGCCACCACCGAGGTCATCGAAGCGCTGGAGACCTACCGAAGCTGCCAGGACGAACGGGGAGAACTGTCGGCGCTCAGGACACTCACCGCTTGCTACCGCGGCAAGGGCGACCTCAGGGCCGCCGGGGGCTGCTCTCTCTCCGCCCTGGCGCTGGCGAAGAAATTGGGCGCCCGGACGGCCGTCGCCGAGTGCCACGACGACCTCGGCCAGGTGTACACGCTCATGGAACGGCATGCCGAGGCGCTGCCGCACTACCGTGAGGCGGTGTCCGCCGTGGTCGGCCGCGGAGCCACCGAAGTGGGCTCCGTCTTCCTGGCGCACCTGGTCGACTGCGCGATCCGGCTGGGCGACGCGGAGGCCCTGTGGGCGGCCGCCGGGTGGGGAACCACGATGTGCGGAGAGGGCGGGGAACGCCAGTGGTCCAGGGCGTTGCCCGAAGTGGTCGGTGCGGTCAAGGAGGCGCTCCTGGTCGGCTCGCCCGACACCCTCCCGAACCAGATCGCCACATTCGTGATGGGTGCGACGTCCGCGGACCCGGAGAGCCTGCCGGACCACATGTCCCTTCTCAACGACTTCGCGGTCCTCGTGCTGAAGTGGCTGACGAACGAAGATCCGGCAGCGACGGTCAGCCGGGCCCGGCGCATGGACGCCAGTACCCAGGGTGCGCTCGGGCTCGCGGAGTTCGTGACGCTCCCGTACGAGGTGCAGGTCCTCAGGCACAAGGCGCGCGGCGGGTGA
- a CDS encoding precorrin-2 C(20)-methyltransferase has product MSSGRLYGVGLGPGDPNLMTLRAVEVIGEADVVAYHSARHGRSIARSIAEKHLRADHIEEPLVYPVTTETTDHPGGYQGAMEEFYESAAARLAVHLDAGRTVAVLAEGDPLFYSSYMHMHKRLAVRYETEVIPGVTSVSAAAARLGTPLVEGEEVLTILPGTLPEEELTARLAATDSAVVMKLGRTFPAVRGAMEKSGRLAEARYVERATMAGERTGVLADTDPESVPYFAVAVVPSRIGNPGSVPSGPGEVAVVGTGPAGPLWLTPETRRALADAEVLVGYTTYLDRVPARPGQIRHGSDNKVESERAEFALDLARRGQRVAVVSGGDPGVFAMATAVLEVAGQAEYKDVPVRVLPGVTAANAAAAAAGAPLGHDYATISLSDRLKSWEVIAERLRAAASADLVLALYNPGSRSRTWQVAQARELLLELRSPETPVVVARDVGGPEQSVRIVTLGELEPSEVDMRTILLIGSSQTQVTERADGSRITWTPRRYP; this is encoded by the coding sequence ATGAGCAGCGGACGTCTTTACGGGGTCGGGCTCGGGCCCGGTGATCCGAATCTGATGACGCTGCGCGCCGTCGAGGTGATCGGCGAGGCCGATGTCGTCGCCTACCACAGCGCCCGCCACGGGCGGTCCATCGCCCGCTCGATCGCCGAGAAGCACCTGCGCGCCGACCACATCGAGGAGCCGCTGGTCTACCCGGTCACCACCGAGACCACCGACCACCCCGGCGGCTACCAGGGCGCGATGGAGGAGTTCTACGAGTCCGCCGCGGCCCGCCTGGCCGTCCACCTCGACGCCGGCCGGACCGTAGCCGTGCTCGCGGAGGGCGATCCGCTCTTCTACAGCTCGTACATGCACATGCACAAGCGCCTCGCGGTCCGGTACGAGACCGAGGTGATCCCCGGCGTCACCTCCGTGAGCGCCGCCGCCGCCCGCCTCGGTACCCCGCTCGTGGAGGGCGAGGAGGTCCTGACCATCCTCCCCGGCACCCTGCCGGAGGAGGAACTGACCGCCCGCCTGGCGGCCACCGACTCGGCCGTCGTGATGAAGCTCGGCCGGACCTTCCCCGCCGTGCGCGGGGCGATGGAGAAGAGCGGCCGGCTCGCCGAGGCCCGCTACGTGGAGCGCGCCACCATGGCCGGGGAGCGCACCGGCGTGCTGGCGGACACCGACCCGGAGTCCGTGCCGTACTTCGCCGTCGCCGTCGTGCCCAGCCGCATCGGCAACCCGGGCAGCGTGCCGTCCGGTCCCGGCGAGGTCGCGGTCGTCGGAACCGGCCCCGCCGGGCCGTTGTGGCTGACCCCCGAGACCCGGCGGGCGCTGGCCGACGCCGAGGTGCTGGTCGGGTACACCACCTACCTGGACCGGGTCCCCGCCAGGCCGGGCCAGATCCGGCACGGCTCCGACAACAAGGTGGAGTCCGAGCGCGCCGAGTTCGCCCTCGACCTCGCCCGGCGCGGACAGCGGGTGGCCGTGGTGTCCGGCGGTGACCCCGGGGTCTTCGCCATGGCCACGGCGGTGCTGGAGGTCGCCGGGCAGGCGGAGTACAAGGACGTGCCCGTACGGGTCCTGCCGGGGGTGACCGCGGCCAACGCGGCGGCCGCCGCGGCCGGCGCCCCGCTCGGCCACGACTACGCCACCATCTCCCTCTCGGACCGGCTCAAGTCCTGGGAGGTCATCGCGGAGCGGCTGCGCGCGGCCGCCTCGGCGGACCTGGTGCTCGCCCTGTACAACCCGGGCTCGCGCAGCCGGACCTGGCAGGTGGCCCAGGCCCGGGAGCTGCTGCTGGAGCTGCGCTCGCCCGAGACCCCGGTGGTCGTCGCCCGCGACGTGGGCGGACCGGAGCAGTCGGTACGGATCGTCACGCTGGGCGAACTGGAGCCGTCCGAGGTGGACATGCGCACGATCCTGCTGATCGGCTCCTCGCAGACCCAGGTCACCGAGCGGGCCGACGGGTCGAGGATCACGTGGACGCCGCGCCGCTACCCGTGA
- a CDS encoding precorrin-8X methylmutase: MSEYTVFEYEKDGAAIYRQSFATIRAEADLSGLPASVAQVAVRMIHACGMTDLPKDLGYTPEVVLRARAALTAGAPILCDVQMVASGVTRKRLPADNEVICTLSDPAVPELAAKMGTTRSAAALEVWRDRGLLEGSVIAVGNAPTALFRLLEMIEEGAPRPAAVIGVPVGFIGAAESKDALAAHPSGLDHLIVRGRRGGSAIAAAAINAIASVAE, translated from the coding sequence ATGAGCGAGTACACCGTGTTTGAGTACGAGAAGGACGGCGCCGCGATCTACCGCCAGTCCTTTGCCACGATCCGCGCCGAGGCGGACCTCTCCGGGCTGCCCGCCTCCGTCGCCCAGGTCGCGGTGCGCATGATTCACGCCTGCGGAATGACCGACCTCCCCAAGGACCTGGGGTACACGCCCGAGGTGGTGCTGCGGGCGCGCGCCGCGCTCACCGCCGGTGCGCCGATCCTGTGCGACGTGCAGATGGTCGCCAGCGGGGTCACCCGCAAGCGGCTGCCCGCCGACAACGAAGTGATCTGTACTCTTTCCGACCCGGCCGTGCCGGAGCTCGCCGCGAAGATGGGTACCACGCGCAGCGCCGCCGCGCTTGAAGTCTGGCGCGACCGGGGCCTGTTGGAGGGATCCGTGATTGCCGTCGGCAACGCGCCCACCGCGCTGTTCCGGCTGCTCGAGATGATCGAGGAGGGCGCTCCGCGCCCGGCCGCCGTCATCGGCGTGCCCGTCGGCTTCATCGGGGCCGCCGAGTCCAAGGACGCCCTCGCGGCGCACCCCTCCGGGCTCGACCACCTGATCGTGCGCGGCCGGCGCGGCGGCAGCGCCATCGCCGCCGCCGCGATCAACGCCATTGCGAGCGTGGCCGAATGA
- a CDS encoding cobalamin biosynthesis protein CobG, protein MLAAMSQPPAAASRDEPVIRERGDACPGALRLHAADDGFLARVRIPGGLLSAPQAAALALAADRFGDGHLELTSRGNVQLRGLGDGCGAGLAELLDGAGLLPAPSHERVRNIVATPLADPGPVRALDALLCADPRAAALSGRFLFAVDDGRGDVAALDPDITLLGPDAGGRTLLRLGAARDAVEVSDGDAPRAALAAAHHFLDAVAAAGTRAWRVAELPAEHSLDAAEFARRLAASGIPARYVADAPRPYAPPPAPGVHADALCVLIPLGRLTTAQWRTLSGEWRITPWRSIVVTGAPVVDAGLVTDPDDPWLSVTACTGKPGCAKSLADVRADARAVVVQTASRGALPVHWSGCERRCGHPRGAAWVDVVAAPGGYRVTAPGRPARHDVPANELAAVLADARTDPDVVKK, encoded by the coding sequence ATGCTCGCCGCCATGTCACAGCCCCCTGCCGCCGCATCGCGGGACGAACCCGTCATACGGGAGCGCGGTGACGCCTGCCCCGGTGCGCTGCGGCTGCACGCGGCCGACGACGGGTTCCTGGCCCGCGTACGGATCCCCGGCGGGCTGCTCAGTGCTCCGCAGGCCGCCGCGCTGGCGCTGGCCGCCGACCGGTTCGGGGACGGACACCTGGAGCTCACCTCGCGCGGGAACGTGCAGCTGCGGGGGCTGGGCGACGGGTGCGGTGCCGGGCTCGCCGAGCTGCTGGACGGGGCCGGGCTGCTCCCCGCCCCATCGCATGAGCGGGTGCGGAACATCGTCGCGACCCCGCTCGCCGACCCGGGTCCGGTGCGCGCGCTGGACGCGCTGCTCTGTGCAGACCCGAGGGCCGCCGCTCTGTCCGGGCGGTTCCTGTTCGCCGTCGACGACGGGCGCGGGGACGTGGCCGCGCTCGATCCCGACATCACCCTGCTCGGCCCGGACGCGGGCGGCCGTACGCTGCTGCGCCTCGGCGCGGCCCGCGACGCCGTCGAGGTCTCGGACGGAGACGCGCCCAGGGCTGCCCTGGCGGCCGCCCACCACTTCCTCGACGCCGTCGCGGCCGCCGGTACCCGCGCCTGGCGCGTCGCCGAGCTGCCCGCCGAACACTCCCTGGACGCGGCCGAGTTCGCTCGCCGGCTCGCCGCCTCCGGGATTCCCGCGCGGTACGTCGCCGACGCGCCCCGCCCGTACGCGCCGCCGCCCGCGCCCGGGGTGCACGCGGACGCGCTGTGCGTACTGATCCCCCTCGGCCGGCTCACCACCGCCCAATGGCGGACGCTGTCCGGCGAGTGGCGGATCACCCCCTGGCGCAGCATCGTCGTCACCGGCGCCCCGGTCGTAGACGCCGGACTCGTCACCGACCCCGACGATCCCTGGCTGTCCGTCACCGCCTGTACGGGGAAGCCCGGTTGTGCGAAATCCCTCGCGGACGTGCGCGCCGACGCGCGAGCCGTCGTCGTACAGACGGCCTCGCGGGGCGCGCTGCCCGTCCACTGGTCCGGCTGTGAACGCCGCTGCGGGCATCCGCGCGGCGCCGCCTGGGTGGACGTGGTGGCGGCTCCGGGCGGGTACCGGGTCACCGCCCCCGGCCGGCCCGCACGGCACGACGTACCGGCCAACGAACTTGCCGCGGTCCTCGCGGACGCCCGCACCGATCCCGACGTAGTGAAGAAATGA